DNA from Aliarcobacter skirrowii CCUG 10374:
TCATTTTGTATATGCTTATAGATATTTAAATGAGTTTGAACAAATTGTTGAAAATAGTAGTGATGATGGAGAACCACGAGGAACAAGCGGAAAGCCAACTTTGGCTGTTTTAAGTGGTGCTGGTATTATAAATAGCGCAGCAATAATAGTTCGATATTTTGGCGGAATAAAACTGGGAACTGGTGGATTAGTTCGAGCTTATGGTGGCTCTTTAAATGAAGTTATAAAAATTGCAGAGTTTTTTGAGTATAAAAAAACAAAAAGTTTTACTTTGGAGTGTGAATACTCATATTTATCACAACTTGAGTATATTTTAAAAGAGCAAAATATAGAGATATCTTCAAAAGAGTTTGAAAAAGAGGTTAAAGTAAATATAGATATTTCAGAAAAAGATTTTGAAATTTTAGAAAAAAAACTATCAAGAGATGTTAAAATATTTTGATTTTTTAATTTCGTTTAAAAACTATTAATAAATTTTAAATAAAATCGGTCAAATTTATATTTTAGGAAAGAAATATGCCACCTACTACCTTGCAGATAATTGCTGCAGTTATATTTGCAATTGCAATTATTCATATATTCTCAGTTAAATATTTTGAAAATTTAGCA
Protein-coding regions in this window:
- a CDS encoding YigZ family protein translates to MKFVQKEFTATLEEKKSKFLAFLVPYKDFDKIMQRLRSEHPKAVHFVYAYRYLNEFEQIVENSSDDGEPRGTSGKPTLAVLSGAGIINSAAIIVRYFGGIKLGTGGLVRAYGGSLNEVIKIAEFFEYKKTKSFTLECEYSYLSQLEYILKEQNIEISSKEFEKEVKVNIDISEKDFEILEKKLSRDVKIF